TTGAGTGTTTTGAGTGCTTTGGTTGGGGTGGTTCGTGTTGGAACACGTCATAAGGCGTCTGCTCTATTTGATGGCTAGGGAGCATTCTTTGACGACTTGTCTGAGTAAGGGTAGTTCGATGCGGGTCTGGCCCTGCTGCAAGGCTCGTATGGCAGCTTCACATAGGATTTGATCGAGGACGCCGATATAGCCTCGGGTCGCTTGCAGTAATAAACTCTGGGCTTTAGGTTGGGTCAATTCTGATGGGTCGGGAAGCTGCAGGACGTGGGTTTCCCATAGGGCGGTCATGGATTGAAGATCGTCGCTATCTAGGCGGGAGAATCGATAGGCCGATAGAAAGCGGTACAGCACTTGTTCATCACGTTGGATCACGACGTTGAGGCGATCGGTGCCCACTAACACAACGGCAATTTCTAAAAGGTCGGAGATATCTCGAATTTCGGACATGGCTTGGGCACTCGCCCGTTGGGCTTCGTCGAAAATGATCATCTCGACTTGGCAATTCCGTAATACGTGGTACACCCGCTCTCGTAGTTCAGGGTTTTGGCCACGGGTGGCTTGATACTGAAGGGTCTCAAGTAAGCCGATGAAGAGGCTACGAACGGATAGGTTCTCGCGACAGTGCCAGTACATGACAGGAACGATGGGGGCGTGACCCGGTCGTTGGGTCATTTGGCTTTTGAGGTGGTAGGTGTCACAACTAACAGTTTTACCGGTGCGTGATTCACCAATCACACGGCAGGAT
The Candidatus Obscuribacterales bacterium genome window above contains:
- a CDS encoding TniB family NTP-binding protein, with product MPPKEKSPVPKSSASVSSPPAIADINDRIRQLGRRRILELPQMLDFHTWLDGKRLARQSCRVIGESRTGKTVSCDTYHLKSQMTQRPGHAPIVPVMYWHCRENLSVRSLFIGLLETLQYQATRGQNPELRERVYHVLRNCQVEMIIFDEAQRASAQAMSEIRDISDLLEIAVVLVGTDRLNVVIQRDEQVLYRFLSAYRFSRLDSDDLQSMTALWETHVLQLPDPSELTQPKAQSLLLQATRGYIGVLDQILCEAAIRALQQGQTRIELPLLRQVVKECSLAIK